The proteins below are encoded in one region of bacterium:
- a CDS encoding amidase family protein encodes AGRRIAQHLDMLLPTYAFNFSAYPAITVPCGFTGEGLPVGLQIVAGWRQDARVLGAAAAFEAAAPWTARRPALG; translated from the coding sequence GCCGGCCGGCGCATCGCGCAGCACTTGGACATGCTCCTCCCGACGTACGCGTTCAACTTCAGCGCGTACCCGGCCATCACGGTGCCGTGCGGTTTTACGGGCGAGGGGCTGCCGGTGGGGCTCCAGATCGTCGCGGGCTGGCGGCAGGACGCCCGGGTGCTCGGGGCCGCGGCGGCGTTCGAGGCGGCCGCGCCCTGGACGGCCCGCCGCCCGGCGCTCGGCTAG